TAACACCACCATCCACACCAACAATTTTTGGAGTTTGTCTTGCTTCAGCGCTTGGATAAACTATTGTTGAAGGACCTTGTGAGGAGAAAAATTCTATTGTGCTTGGTGTATTGTAGCGAACCGCACCTACAGAAACTACATCGTCAACAGCAGGATGACCAAATATTGCATCTTGTGCTTTTATGTTATTTGAATAATTAGCAGGTGCATAAATGAATACTTCGAGGTTAACCGGACTTCCTGAGAATTGATTTACAATTATTGCGTAATCATAGGAAGCTGGGCCTCCTACCGGTCTTGTATAAACAATGTATTCCAAAGGGTCACCCGAACCTGATTGAACATCCTCACTTGATGCTACGACTGATGAAGTTCCTAAATTATAGAGGTACAAATCATAATCATTTTCTGAAGCACCGAATTGATCATCCCATTGAAAAACAATTATCGCTTGTTCACCTACCTCAAGAGGCAAATACAGATAAAAACCAGATGTTCCACCTTCACTAAAATCGTGCTGTTCTGGTTGGGCGGGGATTGGGGAAAAATCTCCCTGATAATGAGAATCACCTGCATTACCAGCAGAGGAAACATAGATAATATCGTTTGAATTTATTACTGAGTTTATATGGGAAGCAACAATTCCATCTTCATAAAATGGTTCTAACAACCACCCTATATCATCACAAATAATATTGCTGCCTGCGGTTACTAAATCATCAATAGCAGAGTTGAAAGCTAGTGTATTTCCTCCCAAGTCGTGAAAATATAATTCCGAACCGGGAACCATATCGTGAACAATTTCAAGCATCGCAGTACCTTCATCTCCGCCATAAGTATTACTTAAGACTGTTAAACCCGATCCGTCAGGAGGTAAATCACCACTTGCTTGTGCGGTTGAGCGGGTATTAACACCATCAGATATAATCCCAACATTGATACCAGCTCCTTCGTCACCAAAAATTGAGCGAACATTTGAAGTACGATGAACAGCATCACCTTCAGTAGTTACTGAACCTGTTCTAATAACTGGAGGCATTACTGTTCTTACTATTCTAACGGCATTTAATGAAGCTAATGCTTCAAGATTTTTAACCTTTACCCAAACGACAGCAATATGATTTTTCTCATCCCTATCTGTTACAGCTTTAGAAAAACTATTAATTATTGAAGTTGAATATGCCTGATTTAGGTAAACGTAAACATATACAGTACCTTCACTAATACTTTCTTCCAAATTAGCGGATTGTTCAAAAGGTTTAAATTGTTTAAGCGATTTCATCGTTTCAGAATGATGTTCAAGCGAAGTTGCCTTGGGAAGAAATTCCGGTCTAATTAATTGAAGTAAGTCCGTTGAAAGTTTTTGCTGTGAGGTTGTAAGATTAGCCTTTAATTCATTTAATCTCTGGATTTCCGGATTCGATTTTAAATCTACCAAGCCTATTTTATTGGTATCAGTCAATAACTTTGTCTGGTTACGATTAATATCAACCTGAGCAAAAAAATATTGGGAATTGTATAGAACTAAAAATGGTATCAGTAATAAAAATCTTTTCATAGCAGCCCTCGCATAATGAAGAATTATATATGATTAATAAATTATTAGTTATGATATTTGCATAGCGTGCATAACCTAGTCCTAGTTGCAAAGGTAAACAATGAGATTAAAAGAAACTAGAATCCAACACAAATAATTTTATGCTGGAACTTAAAAAATATTAATCAAATTTTTATGGTCAGAATTTTACAAAAAAGGCTCAGTTATCTGAGCCTTTTTTGTACTTAGAAATGAGTATTCAGAATCTAAATTATTTGACCAACGTCATTTTCTTTGTTTGGGTAAAGGAACCAGCTTCAATTTTGTAAATGTACATTCCGCTGTTAAGTTCACTTGCCTCAAAGTTTATTGTGTGAACACCGGATTCTTTATATTCGTTTATAAGTGTTCTTACTTCCTGACCAAGTATATTAAACAATGTTAGTTTTACATTACCTGCTTCAGGAAGACTAAAACGAATTGTTGTACTTGGGTTAAATGGATTTGGATAATTCTGTGATAACTCAAATTTCTTAACTCCGTTCATATCAACTTCAATTATTTTTGAATATTCAAACTGACCGTCATTATCAATTTGCTTTAGTCTGTATGAGTATCTACCTGAGCTTATATTATCATCAACAAAAGAATAATCTTTTGGTGAGTTGCTGTTACCGTTACCATTAACAAAACCAATCTTCTCCCAGGAAAGATTTCTCTCTCCGTTCGAAATGACAGCGCGCTCAATGTTAAATCCATAGTTATTTAACTCAGTTGCAGTTTCCCAATTAAGCATCACACTTTTACCAATAACTCTTCCTGAAAATGAAGTTAACTCGACAGGTAAATTTCCCTCATACTGCCCTAACCCATTAAAGGTATCATTTGCATATCCATCCCATTCAATTGCTGGATCAAAGACGTTACTTGGATTTGTATCACCCTGGGTGACAGTAATCTTTCTTCTCAATGTATGGTTAAGTGTCGTGATAGTGCCAGTACCCCATTGTGTGCCAGGATCATATCCAACCTGACCAATGACATCAACAATTGTGTTACCTTTCTTTACCACAACTGCATCGTTACCATTAAAAAAACTTGAACTACTCGTTTGATTTGCTGCATTAATAATTGCTTGTACAGAAGAAGCATCAGCAACAACAAATACATTTCCGACTGCAAGTGTT
Above is a genomic segment from Ignavibacteriales bacterium containing:
- a CDS encoding S8 family serine peptidase gives rise to the protein MKRFLLLIPFLVLYNSQYFFAQVDINRNQTKLLTDTNKIGLVDLKSNPEIQRLNELKANLTTSQQKLSTDLLQLIRPEFLPKATSLEHHSETMKSLKQFKPFEQSANLEESISEGTVYVYVYLNQAYSTSIINSFSKAVTDRDEKNHIAVVWVKVKNLEALASLNAVRIVRTVMPPVIRTGSVTTEGDAVHRTSNVRSIFGDEGAGINVGIISDGVNTRSTAQASGDLPPDGSGLTVLSNTYGGDEGTAMLEIVHDMVPGSELYFHDLGGNTLAFNSAIDDLVTAGSNIICDDIGWLLEPFYEDGIVASHINSVINSNDIIYVSSAGNAGDSHYQGDFSPIPAQPEQHDFSEGGTSGFYLYLPLEVGEQAIIVFQWDDQFGASENDYDLYLYNLGTSSVVASSEDVQSGSGDPLEYIVYTRPVGGPASYDYAIIVNQFSGSPVNLEVFIYAPANYSNNIKAQDAIFGHPAVDDVVSVGAVRYNTPSTIEFFSSQGPSTIVYPSAEARQTPKIVGVDGGVITGAGGFGSFDGTNYRFYGTSAAAPHVAAILAQAWSFDLLRTGENIKQLLYDYPEDLGSVGIDNIFGYGRADALNIFDGELPVELTSFSATTIGNNVKLSWNTATEVNNYGFEVERSVVKGEWNKIGFVNGNGNSNSPKDYSFVDDFAGKPAYRTGRYSYRLKQIDNDGQFEYSKTIEVDMNGVKKYELTQNYPNPFNPTTTISYILPQTGMVKLTLFNILGQQIRTIVNEFKESGTHTINFEASELNSGMYIYKIESGSFTQTRKMTLMK